AGATAGACTTCTCATGAGAGTGGCGCGGACCCGCGTCGCAGGAGGAGTCCCCCTTTTGATAGAATCGATTCTCAAGCTCCTGTTCTGGAGCGCCCTGGCGGCATTCTCCTTTTTTTCGGCCGGCCACGCCCTGCTGAATAAACGCGATCCCCGATCCGCTCTCGGATGGATCGTTCTCTGCCTGGCTTTTCCCGGCATCGGCGCGATGGTCTACTGGCTGCTGGGTGTGAACCGCATCCGGACCCTGGCCCGCTACTGGCAGGCCAGCGGCCGGGGGATGCACGGTCCCGAGCCTGATCACTGCCTCTGGGTGGCGGATATGGCGGGCGATTTGCCGTTTCGTTCCGAAAACTATGCCGCACTGCTGAGCCTAGCCGATGCCGTGACTCGGAGGCCCCTGCTCCAGGGAAACCGCATCACGCCCCTTCATAACGGCGAGGAAGCGTATCCGGCCATGCTCGAGGCGATAGGCCGTGCCCGCTCCTTCGTCTATCTGTCCACGTATATTTTCGATACCGACACCACCGGCAGGCAGTTTGTCGACTCCCTGCGCGCGGCCGCCGCCCGGGGTGTGGACGTTCGTGTCCTTGTCGATGCCCTCGGCGAGAGGTATTCTTTCCCTCCGGCCCGCCGGCTGTTGCGGGGGAGCGGGGTCCGCGTCGCCCGCTTCCTTCCCCCGTCCTTCTCCGAGCGGGGCATTCACCTCAATCTGAGAAATCACCGGAAACTGTTGATCGTCGACGAACCAGCCGGCTTCACAGGCGGCATGAACATCGGCGACCGCCACCTGGCCGAAAGGAACAACCCCCGGCGAGTTGTGGATAT
The Desulfuromonas sp. TF genome window above contains:
- the cls gene encoding cardiolipin synthase; translation: MRVARTRVAGGVPLLIESILKLLFWSALAAFSFFSAGHALLNKRDPRSALGWIVLCLAFPGIGAMVYWLLGVNRIRTLARYWQASGRGMHGPEPDHCLWVADMAGDLPFRSENYAALLSLADAVTRRPLLQGNRITPLHNGEEAYPAMLEAIGRARSFVYLSTYIFDTDTTGRQFVDSLRAAAARGVDVRVLVDALGERYSFPPARRLLRGSGVRVARFLPPSFSERGIHLNLRNHRKLLIVDEPAGFTGGMNIGDRHLAERNNPRRVVDIHFRVEGPVVKQMQEAFLEDWQFTTGEAIPEMGYPEGIAESKAFCRGISAGPNEDFEKLTWIVIGALDCARRHVRIMTPYLIPDRALISAINAASLRGVTVEILLPGKNNLPYVAWATQAYLWELLRYGTLIYFQPPPFIHSKFLLVDDHYSLIGSANLDPRSLRLNFEFNLEVYDRELNASLARHFDDLRQQARGTSLEEVDGRSLPVKLRDTSAKIFSPYL